In Bacillus cereus ATCC 14579, a single window of DNA contains:
- a CDS encoding aspartate-semialdehyde dehydrogenase, whose protein sequence is MIKKGYHVAVVGATGAVGQKIIELLENEMKFNVVEVTLLSSKRSAGKKVRFKGREIIIQEAKTTSFEGVDIAFFSAGGEVSRQFVTHAVSSGAIVIDNTSEYRMAQGVPLVVPEVNAHTLKQHKGIIAVPNCSALQMVTALQPIRKSFGLERIIVSTYQAVSGSGIHAIHELREQAKSILAGEEVKSDILPVKKDKKHYPIAFNVLPQVDIFTDNDFTFEEVKMIQETKKILEDENLKMAATCVRVPVVSGHSESVYIELEKEASVAEIKGILMDAPGVILQDNPSEQLYPMPLYAEGKIDTFVGRIRKDPDTPNGFHLWIVSDNLLKGAAWNSVQIAETLVEKGIL, encoded by the coding sequence ATGATCAAAAAGGGCTATCATGTAGCTGTTGTTGGGGCTACAGGTGCGGTAGGGCAAAAAATTATTGAACTGTTAGAGAATGAAATGAAGTTTAATGTAGTTGAAGTTACATTGCTTTCGTCAAAACGATCCGCTGGTAAGAAAGTAAGATTCAAAGGACGAGAGATAATTATACAAGAGGCAAAAACAACTAGCTTTGAAGGTGTAGATATTGCCTTTTTTAGCGCTGGGGGAGAAGTATCTAGACAATTTGTAACTCATGCAGTTTCTAGTGGTGCGATTGTAATTGATAACACAAGTGAGTACCGAATGGCACAAGGTGTACCGCTCGTTGTTCCGGAAGTGAATGCGCACACTTTAAAACAGCATAAAGGTATCATTGCAGTTCCAAATTGTTCAGCATTACAGATGGTAACAGCACTTCAGCCGATTCGAAAATCATTTGGTTTAGAAAGAATTATCGTTTCAACATATCAAGCTGTATCGGGTTCTGGCATTCATGCGATTCATGAATTACGAGAGCAGGCTAAGTCTATACTTGCAGGTGAAGAAGTGAAGAGTGATATATTACCGGTGAAAAAAGATAAAAAACATTATCCAATAGCATTTAATGTACTGCCTCAAGTAGATATATTTACAGACAATGATTTTACTTTTGAAGAAGTCAAAATGATTCAAGAAACGAAGAAAATATTAGAAGATGAAAACCTGAAAATGGCAGCTACTTGTGTACGTGTTCCAGTTGTATCGGGGCATTCAGAATCGGTTTATATAGAACTGGAAAAAGAAGCAAGCGTTGCGGAAATCAAGGGAATACTAATGGATGCACCAGGTGTTATTTTGCAGGATAACCCTAGTGAACAGCTGTATCCAATGCCATTATATGCAGAAGGGAAAATAGATACATTTGTCGGAAGAATACGTAAAGATCCTGATACGCCAAACGGATTCCACCTCTGGATTGTTTCCGATAACCTATTAAAAGGTGCGGCTTGGAATTCAGTTCAAATCGCAGAGACTTTAGTGGAAAAGGGGATACTTTAA
- a CDS encoding C45 family autoproteolytic acyltransferase/hydolase has product MYQVKGYFSSLKGSYYEIGKQQGEFVKQNPYLIPQFIHEENVISNNHWTESRNILNKHCPGINEEIEGFCEVLKIPSKNMMYYYQTLLKAGCSHCAVLPKKTDLEHTYVLRNYDLSPVIDDMRFCSTHVEGAYAHSGFSTQYFGRTEGINEHGLAVTFSACGQPVGNIAGLRKPMVSGLQCFAVIRLLLEKCKNVQEAKLLIEEIPIASNINLIIADPLNAAYIEIFDGHKSTITIDGEKQAFIVSTNHAVSSSIQKLNNRKLEQSTKRYHLLHEHLNRCEQVSIESLKKLVEEEYPAGLTVHNYEEWFGTLHSVLFDLHDRTMKICFGSPLLNDWYSLKVGGSMPFSEVNVNFKNKTYTDFWKEDKNELIPKR; this is encoded by the coding sequence ATGTATCAAGTAAAGGGGTATTTTTCATCATTAAAAGGAAGTTATTATGAGATTGGAAAGCAACAAGGGGAATTCGTGAAACAAAATCCGTATCTCATCCCGCAATTTATACACGAAGAAAATGTAATATCTAATAACCATTGGACAGAATCGAGAAATATACTAAACAAACATTGTCCAGGCATAAATGAAGAAATTGAGGGGTTTTGTGAAGTGTTAAAAATTCCTTCAAAAAATATGATGTATTACTATCAAACACTATTGAAAGCAGGTTGTAGTCATTGTGCAGTATTACCTAAAAAGACCGATTTAGAGCACACATATGTATTAAGGAATTATGATTTGTCACCAGTAATAGATGATATGCGTTTTTGTTCAACTCATGTTGAAGGTGCGTATGCACATAGTGGCTTTTCTACTCAATATTTTGGCCGAACGGAAGGGATAAACGAGCATGGATTAGCTGTTACATTTTCAGCATGTGGTCAACCAGTAGGAAATATTGCAGGTTTAAGAAAGCCAATGGTGAGTGGTTTACAATGTTTTGCGGTAATTCGATTGTTGTTGGAGAAATGTAAAAATGTGCAGGAAGCTAAGTTACTAATAGAAGAAATCCCAATTGCTAGTAATATTAATTTAATAATAGCTGATCCTTTAAATGCAGCATATATTGAAATATTTGACGGTCATAAATCCACAATAACGATTGATGGTGAAAAACAAGCTTTTATTGTATCAACAAACCATGCAGTTAGTTCATCAATTCAGAAATTAAATAATAGGAAATTAGAACAATCAACAAAGAGATATCACCTTTTACATGAGCATTTAAATAGATGTGAACAAGTAAGCATAGAGTCTTTAAAAAAGTTAGTAGAAGAAGAATATCCTGCTGGACTTACTGTGCATAACTATGAAGAATGGTTTGGAACTTTACATTCTGTATTATTCGATTTACATGATCGTACAATGAAGATTTGTTTCGGATCACCACTTTTAAACGACTGGTATTCATTGAAAGTTGGAGGAAGTATGCCGTTTTCTGAGGTGAACGTGAACTTTAAAAATAAAACTTATACTGACTTTTGGAAGGAAGATAAGAATGAATTGATACCTAAAAGATAA
- a CDS encoding LysR family transcriptional regulator, producing MIPIELRQLEYFLAVSKELHFTKAAEKLNISQPSLSQQIRALEHEVGMPLFDRIGKKISLTEAGKVLLSHSKTIFHEVEQARSAIQDLNGLQQGSLTIGALLTVVNYLLPPAILNFNNLYPNIELSVLGLRTGDIREKLLQNELDIGITFLPVQDKEIISIPLYKSHLTLVVPTGHRLAERNHVSIAELQNYPLILLPKNFFLTELITSHCQKLNFKPRPILEISTMESLIQMVSKGMGITVLPKPYIDFLQNKNIQAIKIENPTPIIEIGLIYRKDKYMCAATREFIEQLKITVRSFQN from the coding sequence GTGATTCCAATCGAATTACGACAACTTGAATACTTTTTAGCTGTTTCAAAAGAATTACATTTCACAAAAGCAGCTGAGAAATTAAATATTTCACAGCCTTCACTAAGTCAACAAATACGTGCATTAGAGCATGAAGTAGGAATGCCACTTTTCGATCGAATTGGTAAAAAAATATCTTTAACTGAAGCAGGGAAGGTTTTATTATCACATAGTAAAACCATTTTTCATGAAGTCGAACAAGCTCGTTCAGCTATTCAAGACCTAAACGGATTACAGCAAGGTTCCTTAACAATAGGGGCTTTGTTAACCGTCGTAAATTATTTACTACCACCAGCTATTTTAAATTTTAATAATTTATATCCTAATATAGAGCTTTCTGTATTAGGGCTTCGTACAGGAGATATTCGTGAAAAATTATTACAAAACGAACTAGATATTGGAATTACATTTCTCCCGGTGCAAGATAAAGAGATTATCTCCATCCCTCTATACAAAAGCCATCTTACATTGGTCGTGCCCACTGGTCATCGATTAGCTGAACGTAATCATGTATCTATTGCTGAATTACAGAACTACCCTTTAATTCTTTTACCTAAAAATTTCTTTTTAACCGAACTAATTACATCTCATTGTCAAAAGTTAAACTTTAAACCAAGGCCAATTTTAGAAATTAGTACGATGGAATCTTTAATCCAAATGGTTTCCAAAGGAATGGGAATTACAGTGTTACCCAAACCATATATAGACTTTTTACAAAATAAAAACATTCAAGCTATTAAAATAGAAAACCCTACTCCAATAATTGAAATAGGGCTAATTTATAGAAAAGATAAATATATGTGTGCTGCAACTCGAGAATTTATTGAGCAACTAAAAATCACAGTACGTTCTTTCCAAAACTAA
- a CDS encoding MOSC domain-containing protein — protein MANEYQLLSLNIGLPKEVTYGGKVIHTGINKKQVKEPVYLSFVKFNGDGQADLVHHGGVDKAVCVYTGDHYPYWEKELNQDFVYGAFGENITVSGMREEDVCIGDTFELGQAIVQVTQPRQPCFKLAKKYNIPKLPLYFQETGYTGFYFRVLKEGWVSSVDTLKKLQSDPKGVSVAFANRIMHKEKQNIEGVKRILEVNALSCSWRKSFEKRISGEEINTKERLEGIKD, from the coding sequence ATGGCTAATGAATATCAATTATTATCTTTAAATATAGGATTACCAAAAGAGGTTACATACGGCGGAAAAGTAATTCATACAGGCATAAATAAGAAACAAGTAAAGGAACCGGTATATTTATCCTTTGTAAAATTTAATGGGGATGGACAAGCTGACTTAGTTCATCATGGAGGAGTAGATAAAGCAGTTTGTGTTTATACTGGTGATCACTATCCATATTGGGAAAAAGAATTGAATCAAGATTTTGTATATGGGGCTTTCGGAGAAAATATAACAGTTAGTGGTATGCGCGAAGAGGATGTTTGTATTGGTGATACGTTTGAGCTAGGACAGGCAATCGTACAGGTAACACAACCAAGGCAACCTTGTTTTAAATTAGCAAAAAAATATAATATTCCAAAGTTACCACTATATTTTCAAGAAACAGGATATACAGGATTTTATTTTCGTGTATTAAAAGAAGGATGGGTATCATCAGTCGATACCTTAAAAAAACTACAGTCTGATCCAAAAGGTGTTTCAGTAGCGTTTGCTAATCGTATCATGCATAAGGAAAAACAAAATATTGAAGGGGTAAAAAGGATATTAGAAGTAAATGCACTTTCATGTAGTTGGAGAAAGTCTTTTGAAAAGCGTATAAGTGGAGAAGAAATTAATACGAAGGAAAGACTTGAAGGAATAAAAGACTAA
- a CDS encoding GNAT family N-acetyltransferase: MGNVEKLASLLIEEPKREQLFPLFEEVFGITTQPLNDFSDKGYWGDTYKALSFLQEDKVIANVAAFSLPLLINGEKINAAGIQSVMTHPNFRRQGLMTQLMGKMIEEIDKKCECALLFTENPELYTAFGFKVVQEYLMTIPYDKNINNNDSLLKKLDYYNIENRQLIHETIDSSQRLSNSFSTLNFHPSFYLNMYDSEWNEKLYYSEKLDALIVYEVENEKLKLFGVFAPVLPVLDELCGEINERFTEIEFYFSPDQLGVEEVQFTEVQSSKYLMVRSDKELDFKGYKFPVLAEF; the protein is encoded by the coding sequence ATGGGGAATGTTGAAAAATTGGCAAGTCTTCTAATAGAAGAACCGAAAAGAGAGCAGTTATTTCCTTTATTTGAAGAAGTGTTTGGAATTACAACTCAACCATTGAATGATTTTTCGGATAAAGGATATTGGGGTGATACATATAAAGCTTTATCATTTTTACAAGAAGATAAAGTGATTGCAAATGTTGCGGCATTTTCACTCCCATTATTAATTAATGGTGAAAAAATAAATGCAGCGGGTATTCAATCAGTAATGACACACCCTAATTTTCGTAGACAAGGGTTAATGACACAATTAATGGGTAAAATGATAGAAGAAATCGATAAGAAATGTGAATGTGCATTATTGTTTACGGAAAACCCTGAACTATATACAGCATTTGGATTTAAAGTTGTGCAGGAATATTTGATGACTATACCATATGATAAAAATATTAATAATAACGATTCACTACTTAAAAAGTTAGATTACTATAATATAGAGAATAGACAGTTAATACATGAAACTATTGATAGTAGCCAAAGACTTTCAAATAGTTTTTCAACTTTAAACTTCCATCCTTCATTTTATTTGAATATGTATGATTCGGAATGGAATGAGAAATTGTATTATTCAGAGAAACTAGATGCTCTAATCGTTTATGAAGTAGAAAATGAAAAGTTGAAATTATTTGGAGTATTTGCGCCAGTACTTCCGGTTTTAGATGAATTATGTGGAGAAATCAATGAAAGGTTTACGGAAATCGAATTTTATTTTTCTCCGGATCAATTAGGGGTTGAGGAAGTACAGTTTACAGAAGTACAGTCTAGCAAGTATTTAATGGTTCGAAGTGATAAAGAGTTAGATTTTAAAGGTTATAAATTCCCAGTATTAGCGGAGTTTTAA
- a CDS encoding DUF1349 domain-containing protein codes for MNISYIPEHIEQLTIMNVPEYYKINDNHAFIVRSKAETDFWLKTHYGFEVMNGHVFYNEMMTDFQAEVQLRMNPNSKFDQAGLFVMISENCWLKTSLEYIPEGPSHLGAVVTNNGYSDWSTQDYPTEAAKQQLRFRIIRKRGDYTIYVKKRHQWEQIRIAHLMEDIGNEPIKIGFYTCSPSKNKGFETEFLHFTIEEL; via the coding sequence ATGAATATATCGTATATACCAGAACATATTGAGCAACTCACTATAATGAATGTACCTGAATACTATAAAATTAATGATAATCATGCGTTTATTGTCCGTTCGAAAGCAGAAACTGATTTTTGGCTTAAAACACATTATGGTTTTGAAGTAATGAATGGTCATGTATTTTATAATGAGATGATGACAGACTTTCAAGCTGAAGTTCAGTTACGTATGAATCCAAATTCAAAATTCGATCAAGCAGGTCTTTTTGTTATGATTTCGGAGAACTGTTGGCTAAAAACATCTTTAGAATATATCCCCGAAGGGCCATCTCACTTAGGTGCTGTCGTAACGAATAATGGATATTCTGATTGGTCAACGCAAGATTATCCAACTGAAGCAGCTAAGCAACAACTTCGTTTTCGAATTATTCGAAAACGCGGTGATTATACAATATATGTGAAAAAGAGACATCAATGGGAACAAATAAGAATCGCTCATTTAATGGAGGATATAGGAAATGAGCCTATTAAAATAGGTTTTTACACGTGTAGTCCTTCTAAAAATAAGGGATTTGAGACTGAGTTTTTACATTTTACAATTGAAGAATTATAG
- a CDS encoding ABC transporter ATP-binding protein — protein MKSFRKLLQYLKPYMFFAIIGPLFMVLEVAMDLIQPTIMQHIIDVGIANRDLNYVIKMGLLMIGAAALGLVGGLGCMMYSTKAAVNFATDIRKDVFAKIETFSSNNRDSFGTGKLLTIVTNDITSIQSAMTMTLRVLVRGPLLFIGSIIIVFVTARELFPILLVVVPILLLAIILIASKASGTFKKVQEALDKVNTKLQENLSGVRVIKAYVRQKYEIAQFGSVNTNLTKINIRAVQLISLMMPIIMLVVSGGIVATLWIGGEKVFNGTLQVGAILAFINYLNIILMSLMSISMVFIQIARAFPSADRVQQVLNTEVDIISEANAIELEKIEGNIEFKNVSYSYTKNNEYVLKDISFNIQKGEKVGIIGSTGSGKSTLAKLLPRLYDVDQGEICIDGIDVKTYDLQKLRASIGFVPQKALLFSGSIEENLRYGKENATHDELEVAAASACATEFINKLEESYQYNLTQGATNLSGGHKQRVSIARALVRKPPILILDDSTSAVDAKSEATIQTALKTKYKGTTTLLIASKISSIMDADKILVLDNGELVGNGTHEQLLERSEVYQEIYLSQGGNLHKEGGEEHA, from the coding sequence ATGAAATCATTTCGTAAGTTATTACAGTATTTAAAACCATACATGTTCTTCGCTATTATTGGACCGCTATTTATGGTACTTGAGGTTGCGATGGACTTAATTCAACCGACTATTATGCAACATATCATTGATGTTGGGATTGCAAATCGGGATTTAAATTATGTAATAAAAATGGGGCTTCTTATGATAGGAGCAGCAGCACTCGGTTTAGTTGGAGGGCTTGGGTGTATGATGTATTCTACAAAAGCAGCTGTTAATTTCGCTACAGACATACGAAAAGATGTGTTTGCGAAAATAGAAACATTTTCTAGTAATAATCGTGATTCATTTGGAACAGGTAAATTATTAACGATCGTGACGAATGATATCACTTCCATTCAATCAGCAATGACGATGACATTACGTGTTCTCGTTCGTGGTCCGCTGTTATTTATCGGAAGTATAATTATTGTTTTTGTAACAGCAAGAGAGTTATTTCCAATATTACTTGTAGTTGTTCCGATTTTATTACTTGCGATTATTTTAATTGCAAGTAAAGCAAGTGGTACATTTAAAAAGGTGCAAGAGGCATTGGACAAAGTGAATACAAAGTTACAAGAAAATTTATCTGGTGTACGTGTTATAAAAGCGTATGTAAGACAAAAATATGAAATCGCTCAATTTGGAAGTGTAAATACAAATTTAACGAAGATAAATATTCGAGCTGTGCAGCTTATTTCTTTAATGATGCCAATCATTATGCTAGTTGTAAGTGGCGGGATTGTCGCAACATTATGGATTGGTGGAGAAAAAGTATTCAATGGAACGCTTCAAGTAGGAGCGATTTTGGCATTTATTAATTACTTGAATATCATTTTAATGTCACTTATGTCGATTAGCATGGTATTTATTCAAATTGCGAGAGCTTTTCCATCTGCGGATCGTGTACAGCAAGTGTTAAATACCGAGGTTGATATAATAAGCGAAGCGAATGCAATCGAACTTGAGAAAATCGAGGGGAATATCGAATTTAAAAATGTTAGTTATAGCTATACGAAAAATAATGAATACGTTTTAAAAGATATTTCGTTTAACATACAAAAAGGTGAAAAAGTAGGGATTATTGGATCAACTGGAAGTGGTAAATCTACCTTAGCGAAACTGTTACCACGTCTATATGATGTGGATCAAGGTGAAATATGTATAGATGGAATAGATGTTAAAACATATGATTTGCAAAAACTCCGTGCTTCAATAGGGTTTGTACCTCAGAAGGCTTTGTTGTTCTCAGGTAGTATAGAAGAGAATTTACGTTATGGTAAAGAAAATGCAACACATGATGAGCTGGAAGTAGCAGCTGCATCAGCTTGTGCGACTGAGTTTATCAATAAGCTGGAAGAATCTTATCAATATAATTTAACACAAGGTGCGACAAATCTATCAGGTGGACACAAACAACGTGTATCAATTGCAAGGGCACTTGTGAGAAAACCACCGATTCTCATATTAGATGATTCTACATCAGCAGTTGATGCAAAATCAGAGGCTACTATTCAAACAGCTTTAAAAACAAAATATAAAGGCACAACGACTTTATTAATCGCGTCCAAAATTTCTTCCATAATGGATGCGGATAAAATACTTGTATTAGATAATGGTGAATTAGTTGGCAATGGTACACATGAACAATTGTTAGAACGAAGTGAGGTTTATCAGGAAATTTATCTTTCCCAAGGTGGTAATTTGCATAAAGAAGGTGGGGAAGAACATGCGTAA
- a CDS encoding ABC transporter ATP-binding protein, which produces MRNFQGQFANKGGRNKPKMGKAKNAQGTVMRIWNYMGYQKAALMFVIFLVVVTTLLGLLGPYFMGVIIDQYIVPKDLSGTARMCMLLIAIYGVTVLLTWLQTFVMINVALKTIQKIRQDIFEKIQTLSLRFFDVRSQGDLMSRVTNDIDNLNQALTQSVVQIISSALTFIGVTIAMFALNWILAIVTLITVPIMFYVTKKLVAYSGKNFAKRQKDLGELNGFIEEAITGADVTTLYGKEKETVQNFNKINEQLRVSATKADTFSAFIFPSMNFINNLGMGLVIGTGSVMVLNGMTTVGVIAAFINYSRQFSRPLSQFATLMNTIQAAVAGGERVFEIMDEVPEIQNKKDAFVVQNLQGHVALENVSFGYAENKTILKEVSLKAQPGETIALVGPTGSGKTTIINLLTRFYDIQQGQIHIDGKDIKDYDINSLRSKIGVVLQDTYLFAGSIMDNIRYGRLDATDEEVITAAKAASAHSFIKHLPNQYETEIASEGSNLSQGQKQLLAIARAILADADILILDEATSNIDTRTELQIQAGLNNLMRGRTSFVIAHRLKTIEKADQILVIKDGNILERGNHESLMEDRGFYFDLYTSQFKI; this is translated from the coding sequence ATGCGTAATTTTCAAGGGCAATTTGCTAATAAAGGTGGACGAAACAAACCAAAGATGGGGAAAGCTAAAAATGCTCAAGGAACTGTAATGCGGATATGGAACTATATGGGCTACCAAAAAGCTGCTCTTATGTTTGTTATATTTCTAGTCGTTGTTACTACTTTACTTGGATTATTAGGTCCCTATTTTATGGGGGTCATTATTGATCAATATATTGTACCGAAAGATTTAAGTGGTACAGCAAGAATGTGTATGTTACTTATCGCAATTTACGGTGTAACTGTACTTTTAACATGGTTACAAACATTTGTCATGATTAACGTTGCATTAAAAACAATTCAAAAAATACGACAAGATATTTTTGAGAAAATCCAAACGCTTTCTTTACGGTTCTTTGATGTGCGTTCCCAAGGTGATTTAATGAGCCGTGTGACAAATGATATAGATAATTTGAATCAAGCTTTGACACAAAGTGTTGTACAAATTATTTCATCAGCGTTAACTTTTATAGGTGTAACGATTGCGATGTTCGCTTTAAATTGGATTTTAGCAATTGTAACTTTAATTACAGTACCTATTATGTTTTACGTTACAAAAAAACTAGTTGCATATAGTGGTAAAAACTTTGCGAAGCGTCAAAAAGATTTAGGTGAATTAAATGGATTTATTGAGGAAGCAATTACAGGTGCGGATGTTACAACGTTGTACGGAAAAGAAAAAGAAACTGTACAAAATTTCAATAAAATTAATGAACAGCTAAGAGTTTCAGCTACGAAGGCTGATACATTTTCAGCTTTTATTTTTCCAAGTATGAACTTTATTAATAATTTAGGTATGGGCCTTGTCATTGGGACTGGATCAGTTATGGTCTTAAACGGAATGACAACAGTAGGAGTTATTGCGGCTTTTATTAATTATTCTCGTCAATTCTCAAGACCGCTAAGTCAATTTGCGACTTTAATGAATACAATTCAAGCGGCAGTTGCTGGTGGAGAACGTGTTTTTGAAATTATGGATGAGGTACCAGAAATTCAAAATAAAAAAGACGCATTCGTTGTACAAAATTTACAAGGGCATGTTGCACTTGAGAATGTTTCATTTGGCTACGCAGAAAATAAAACGATTTTAAAAGAAGTGAGTCTTAAAGCGCAGCCAGGAGAGACAATTGCTTTAGTTGGTCCGACTGGATCAGGGAAAACAACAATCATTAATTTATTAACTCGCTTTTACGATATACAGCAAGGACAAATTCATATTGATGGAAAAGATATAAAAGATTATGATATTAATTCTTTACGAAGTAAAATAGGAGTAGTTTTACAGGATACGTATTTATTTGCTGGTTCGATTATGGATAATATCCGTTATGGACGCTTAGATGCTACTGATGAAGAAGTTATCACTGCAGCTAAGGCAGCATCTGCACATTCTTTTATTAAGCATTTGCCAAATCAATATGAAACAGAAATTGCTTCAGAAGGATCGAATTTAAGTCAAGGACAAAAACAACTTCTAGCGATTGCACGAGCAATTTTAGCAGATGCAGATATATTAATTCTCGATGAAGCGACATCAAATATTGATACAAGAACAGAATTACAAATACAAGCAGGACTAAATAATTTAATGAGAGGTCGCACAAGTTTTGTGATCGCTCATCGACTTAAAACAATTGAAAAAGCAGATCAAATTCTTGTTATAAAAGATGGAAATATTTTAGAAAGAGGGAATCATGAATCTCTCATGGAAGATAGAGGGTTTTATTTTGATTTGTATACGAGCCAGTTTAAAATATAG
- the exsF gene encoding exosporium protein ExsF produces the protein MRSSIRKFANFNCEAHAPSTLPALGFAFNATSPQFATLFTPLLLPSTGPNPNITVPVINDTISTGTGIKIQVAGIYQISYTLTISLDNLPLAPEAARFFLTLNSSTNVIAGSGTAVRSNIIGTGEVDVSSGVILINLNPGDLIQIVPVEVIGTVDIRSAALTVAQIR, from the coding sequence ATGCGCTCATCCATTCGTAAATTCGCTAATTTTAATTGTGAAGCACACGCACCTAGTACACTACCTGCCCTAGGTTTTGCCTTCAATGCTACTTCACCTCAATTCGCAACATTATTTACACCACTACTATTACCTAGTACAGGCCCAAATCCTAATATTACTGTCCCTGTAATCAATGATACAATTAGTACTGGAACTGGTATTAAAATTCAGGTAGCTGGTATTTATCAAATTAGCTATACATTAACGATCAGCCTTGATAACCTTCCATTAGCCCCGGAAGCAGCACGCTTTTTCTTGACATTAAATTCATCGACTAATGTTATTGCAGGATCCGGAACCGCAGTCCGTTCTAATATTATAGGAACTGGTGAAGTCGATGTATCAAGTGGTGTCATTCTAATTAACTTAAACCCTGGTGATTTAATTCAAATTGTCCCCGTTGAAGTAATAGGTACAGTAGATATTCGTTCTGCAGCGTTAACAGTTGCACAAATTCGTTAA
- a CDS encoding DUF4183 domain-containing protein, which yields MPIVKPFIAGRRFVSTAATGTAAGADLTFANTDFTDDTGAVTTFPASYAFLTLYINGVIQTGDTITGVTTTAATIVGGAVLDGGTPIAIEFTIT from the coding sequence ATGCCTATCGTTAAACCTTTTATAGCAGGAAGACGATTTGTAAGTACAGCAGCAACAGGAACTGCTGCTGGAGCAGATTTAACTTTTGCTAACACAGACTTCACTGATGACACTGGTGCTGTAACAACATTCCCTGCTTCTTATGCCTTTTTAACACTTTATATTAATGGTGTTATTCAAACAGGTGATACTATTACTGGTGTGACTACTACAGCTGCTACTATTGTAGGAGGAGCAGTCCTAGATGGAGGCACTCCTATCGCAATTGAATTTACTATAACGTAA
- a CDS encoding glycosyltransferase family 2 protein, with product MIKTTLISHFYNEEYLLPWWLMHHTKLFDHGILINRGSTDRSVEICKTFAPNWEIRNSKSFEFDAYLVDQEVMEIEREITGWKMVLNTTEFLCCYNKEQFFKSLNTMGGNMFSIRMIMMIDEPTHGYTNPRYSSPLVKQRYHGIIIQPNPNQLYLNGRLIHNNSHGNYRVGRHGSHYPYSIYMEPAFIFKFFYSPWNDAMKKRKLQIGPTLSQHSVRRGLGSHHLTTIEKLEKKYKYYATLTTDLRLFPEYQIIFPDLCP from the coding sequence TTGATTAAGACTACTTTAATTTCTCATTTTTACAATGAAGAATATTTACTTCCGTGGTGGTTAATGCACCATACAAAGCTATTTGATCATGGCATTCTTATTAACCGTGGATCCACTGATCGTTCAGTTGAAATCTGTAAAACATTCGCTCCTAATTGGGAAATACGAAACTCAAAATCATTCGAATTTGATGCTTATTTAGTTGATCAAGAAGTTATGGAAATTGAAAGAGAAATTACAGGATGGAAAATGGTATTGAATACGACAGAATTCCTGTGCTGTTATAATAAAGAACAATTTTTCAAATCACTTAACACTATGGGCGGCAATATGTTTTCAATAAGAATGATTATGATGATTGATGAACCGACTCATGGCTACACTAATCCAAGATATAGCTCTCCGCTTGTTAAACAACGTTATCACGGCATAATAATTCAACCTAATCCAAACCAACTATATCTTAACGGTAGATTAATTCACAATAATTCGCACGGGAACTATAGAGTCGGGAGACATGGTTCGCATTATCCTTATAGCATTTACATGGAACCTGCTTTTATTTTTAAATTTTTTTATAGTCCATGGAACGATGCAATGAAAAAACGAAAATTACAAATCGGGCCTACTCTTTCTCAACATAGTGTACGACGCGGATTAGGTTCTCATCACTTAACAACAATTGAAAAATTAGAAAAAAAATACAAATACTATGCAACCTTAACTACGGATCTCCGGTTATTCCCAGAATACCAAATTATATTTCCTGATCTTTGTCCTTAA